In a genomic window of Temperatibacter marinus:
- a CDS encoding nitroreductase family protein, producing the protein MSFNKANPETIELLLNRRSVKTKDMTGPGPSIDELEIILTAAARVPDHGKLAPWRYIALLEDDRKKLGDIIAHALEVEKDVSDSVREKMRDYGMQAPICIVAIHSLSDKRPIPAWEQELSTGASIMNLLVATHALGYVGQWLTGWAAFSPTVASGLGLNEQEKVAGFIFLGSQDRQPTERPRPLLDEIVSWKI; encoded by the coding sequence ATGTCTTTCAACAAAGCAAATCCTGAAACTATAGAATTATTACTCAACCGTCGTTCTGTAAAAACGAAAGACATGACAGGCCCTGGCCCTTCAATAGATGAGCTTGAGATCATCCTTACAGCAGCTGCCCGTGTCCCCGATCACGGCAAGTTAGCGCCGTGGCGCTATATTGCCCTTTTGGAAGATGATCGCAAGAAATTGGGGGATATCATTGCACATGCTCTTGAAGTTGAAAAAGATGTCAGCGATTCTGTCAGGGAAAAAATGCGCGACTATGGCATGCAAGCCCCCATTTGCATCGTGGCAATCCATAGCTTATCCGACAAACGTCCGATTCCAGCCTGGGAGCAAGAACTCTCTACGGGTGCCTCAATAATGAATTTATTAGTTGCCACCCATGCTCTAGGCTATGTGGGTCAATGGTTAACAGGGTGGGCTGCTTTTAGCCCAACTGTGGCTTCAGGTTTAGGATTAAACGAGCAGGAGAAAGTAGCTGGATTTATCTTCCTTGGCAGCCAAGACCGGCAGCCAACAGAACGGCCCCGCCCCCTCCTTGATGAGATCGTCTCTTGGAAGATTTAG
- a CDS encoding PQQ-dependent sugar dehydrogenase has translation MKKLFAVAAIVTAATSLSAHDYAMKGVDLSKAVPEAGMRLAKGFTAQVFADEVGRVRHIVAHESGWIYASLARPQEGKGMIALKDTDGDGKADKKIYFAEGLYGTGLALDGDKLYYGADQRVIRYTLVDGEVKDKGEVIVDGFSLNRQHDAKSLTLDGKGGLYINFGVPSNNCMEKSRTKGSPGQMPCKILESYGGVWKFDADKLNQTQQDGMLYSTGHRNAVALEWNMKADDLYLVNHGRDQLFSFFPDLYSREESAELPSEEFHRVKKGDNLGWPYSYYDHRKGARIKNPEYGGTGKEVVTDAKKPIVGFPGHWAPNDILFPSEKSGLPTGALIAFHGSWNRGSAQRGYRIVFVPLSAKGDVQGQWITFADGFANPSGTGEAVNQVSSSRNAKHRPMGLAEGIDGSLYVTSLMSGGRIWKVSHE, from the coding sequence ATGAAAAAACTTTTTGCTGTTGCTGCTATTGTCACTGCCGCTACAAGTTTGAGCGCTCATGATTATGCCATGAAGGGCGTAGACCTCTCTAAGGCCGTACCAGAGGCAGGAATGCGTCTGGCCAAGGGGTTTACTGCTCAAGTTTTTGCTGATGAAGTGGGCCGGGTTCGGCATATTGTTGCCCATGAAAGTGGATGGATCTATGCCTCGCTTGCTCGTCCGCAAGAAGGAAAAGGCATGATCGCCCTTAAAGATACAGATGGAGACGGTAAGGCAGACAAAAAAATATATTTTGCTGAGGGCCTCTATGGAACAGGGTTGGCTCTGGACGGAGACAAGCTTTATTACGGTGCTGATCAACGGGTTATTCGCTACACTTTAGTAGACGGAGAAGTGAAAGATAAAGGCGAGGTGATCGTCGATGGCTTCTCACTCAACAGACAACATGATGCAAAATCCCTGACCCTTGATGGTAAAGGTGGTCTTTATATTAATTTCGGCGTGCCTTCTAATAACTGTATGGAAAAAAGTCGCACGAAGGGGTCTCCGGGGCAAATGCCTTGTAAAATTCTAGAAAGCTACGGGGGCGTTTGGAAATTTGATGCTGATAAATTGAATCAGACACAACAGGACGGTATGCTTTATTCTACGGGTCACCGCAATGCGGTCGCGTTGGAATGGAACATGAAGGCCGATGATTTATACTTGGTTAATCATGGGCGTGATCAGCTTTTTAGCTTTTTTCCAGATCTTTATTCTCGTGAGGAAAGCGCTGAATTACCCTCTGAAGAATTCCATAGAGTGAAGAAAGGCGATAATCTAGGCTGGCCTTATAGCTATTATGATCACCGGAAGGGGGCGCGCATCAAAAACCCTGAATACGGCGGAACAGGGAAAGAAGTTGTGACTGATGCTAAAAAGCCTATTGTCGGGTTTCCTGGGCATTGGGCGCCTAATGATATTTTATTCCCTTCTGAGAAATCGGGCCTTCCTACTGGTGCTCTGATCGCTTTTCATGGATCCTGGAATAGAGGGTCGGCGCAGCGGGGGTACCGGATTGTTTTTGTGCCGCTTTCTGCAAAGGGGGATGTACAAGGCCAGTGGATTACTTTTGCAGATGGATTTGCTAACCCATCTGGAACAGGTGAAGCAGTAAACCAAGTATCCTCTAGTCGAAATGCTAAGCATCGTCCCATGGGGCTTGCTGAAGGCATAGACGGCAGTTTATATGTTACCAGTTTGATGAGTGGTGGTCGCATATGGAAAGTAAGTCATGAATAA
- a CDS encoding c-type cytochrome, which translates to MNKICILIITGIVAALPAVADGKKTYREHCSVCHMEDGGGVPMMQPELINSPIVNGEKNILIDMLFFGSESKYAPGESMNLMAGFQHLKDKEIADLLTYIRQNFDNKASKINGADVTQYRQSLKR; encoded by the coding sequence ATGAATAAAATTTGCATCCTCATAATAACAGGTATTGTCGCTGCTTTACCGGCAGTGGCAGATGGTAAAAAAACATATAGAGAGCATTGTTCCGTCTGCCATATGGAAGACGGAGGCGGTGTTCCCATGATGCAACCTGAATTGATAAACTCTCCCATCGTGAATGGGGAAAAAAATATATTAATAGACATGCTTTTCTTTGGCTCTGAGTCGAAATATGCTCCCGGGGAGAGTATGAATTTAATGGCTGGTTTCCAGCACTTAAAGGATAAAGAAATTGCAGATCTTCTCACGTATATTCGACAAAACTTTGACAACAAAGCCTCAAAAATCAACGGTGCTGATGTTACTCAGTACCGTCAGTCTCTTAAGCGTTAA
- a CDS encoding TonB-dependent receptor: protein MLLSTVSLLSVNAPVQSQTDAEVSDLKEIQVIGRVFDLKTVATRVDVRVDQMKGAALDQHLSQIAGLKLFRRADSFTAHPTTQGLSLRGIGANAAGRVLVTLDGMPLNDPFGGWLYWSAYNPAQIASVAVVKGGSVGQFASSGLSGQVRLNSRSLDGGHLSASFGSQGRQALSLAYGKGDRLQLSAGWHKGDGRYLLDESQRGGVDIKTAFENKHVSLSLGQKLEMGEVGLTYRYFEEERVNGISTSTNSTQAHDLSMRGAFEFGGDTLEYIQWYKKRDLVNSFGSVRDESRSIERIALDQYDMPAWGLGGFFRYVSGPLEFGADYQRLSGETNENFRNLGAGFTRERRAGGDQLLLGGYSRLHFEEEKYMIMVTGRMDSYKVFNGGRYEFNVSDNSSVRDENYDQISDTIFSGGISATYGRNWQVTFGANKSWRLPTLNEYYRPFRVGNDITEANGALKPEKLYTLEAGLRYTGNVSFGLNFYTALLKDGVGNITIGFGPGFYPLGGFVPSGGVLRQRSNIDEMVTKGIEMNVSATQGSWRFALDYLFADNEITAFDNNPDLVGKRSIQTPKHSVTLSTEYDFSKGIISAEGRYSGAMFDDDMNARSLADVLTFNLGATYEVNDAVHLHLTAHNIFDSKVISAVSATGLETLAQGRSVVLSVGYAF from the coding sequence ATGTTACTCAGTACCGTCAGTCTCTTAAGCGTTAATGCCCCCGTCCAGTCTCAAACAGATGCAGAAGTTTCGGATCTTAAGGAGATTCAGGTTATCGGCCGCGTTTTTGACCTAAAGACGGTTGCTACTCGTGTGGATGTGCGTGTGGATCAGATGAAGGGAGCGGCGCTTGACCAACATCTTTCCCAGATAGCAGGATTGAAGCTTTTCCGCCGTGCAGATAGTTTTACAGCTCATCCCACTACGCAAGGGCTATCCCTTAGGGGTATTGGGGCTAATGCTGCGGGTCGAGTTCTTGTGACCCTTGACGGTATGCCGCTTAATGACCCATTCGGGGGATGGTTATATTGGTCAGCTTATAATCCGGCTCAAATAGCCTCTGTTGCCGTCGTAAAAGGAGGAAGTGTCGGGCAATTTGCTTCTTCTGGTCTCTCAGGCCAAGTAAGGTTGAATAGCAGGTCTCTTGATGGCGGACACCTCTCTGCTTCCTTCGGTTCACAAGGCAGGCAGGCGCTCTCCCTCGCTTATGGCAAAGGAGATCGTCTACAGCTATCGGCTGGTTGGCATAAAGGCGACGGCAGATATTTGCTCGATGAAAGTCAAAGAGGGGGAGTGGATATCAAGACAGCATTTGAAAATAAGCATGTCTCGCTCAGCCTAGGGCAAAAGCTAGAAATGGGCGAGGTGGGGCTTACATATCGCTATTTCGAGGAAGAGAGAGTGAATGGCATATCAACTTCGACCAATAGCACACAGGCTCATGATTTATCTATGAGGGGCGCATTTGAATTTGGAGGAGATACGCTTGAATATATCCAGTGGTATAAAAAGCGTGACTTGGTGAACAGTTTTGGATCTGTAAGAGATGAAAGCCGCTCGATCGAGCGCATTGCTCTCGATCAATATGATATGCCTGCGTGGGGACTTGGTGGCTTCTTTCGTTATGTGTCTGGGCCTCTTGAATTCGGCGCCGATTATCAGCGCCTCAGTGGTGAAACCAATGAAAATTTTAGAAATTTGGGTGCCGGCTTTACACGCGAGCGTCGTGCAGGCGGAGACCAACTCTTGTTGGGGGGCTATTCACGACTGCATTTTGAAGAAGAAAAATACATGATAATGGTGACGGGCCGTATGGATAGCTATAAAGTGTTCAACGGTGGCCGGTATGAATTTAATGTATCCGATAATAGTTCTGTGAGAGATGAAAATTATGATCAGATCAGTGATACAATCTTTAGCGGCGGTATCTCAGCTACTTATGGAAGAAATTGGCAAGTAACCTTCGGTGCCAATAAGTCATGGCGCTTACCTACGCTAAATGAGTATTATAGACCATTTCGGGTAGGTAATGATATTACAGAGGCCAATGGAGCCCTAAAACCTGAAAAACTATATACCCTGGAAGCAGGTTTGCGTTACACTGGAAATGTGTCATTTGGCTTGAATTTTTATACGGCTTTATTGAAGGATGGGGTTGGCAACATAACCATAGGTTTTGGACCTGGATTTTATCCTTTAGGGGGATTTGTCCCTTCGGGAGGTGTGCTAAGACAACGCTCGAATATTGATGAAATGGTCACTAAAGGCATCGAAATGAATGTAAGTGCAACGCAGGGTAGTTGGCGTTTTGCGCTGGATTATCTCTTTGCTGATAATGAAATTACAGCCTTTGATAACAACCCTGATTTGGTTGGCAAGCGATCCATTCAGACGCCCAAACATTCTGTGACACTCTCAACGGAATATGATTTTAGTAAAGGCATTATTAGTGCAGAAGGCCGGTATTCCGGCGCGATGTTTGATGATGACATGAATGCACGCAGTCTTGCTGACGTTTTAACCTTCAATCTTGGGGCAACCTATGAAGTGAACGACGCAGTTCATCTGCATCTTACTGCTCATAACATCTTTGATAGCAAAGTCATTTCTGCCGTGTCTGCAACGGGGCTAGAAACCCTCGCTCAGGGAAGATCTGTCGTATTATCAGTAGGCTATGCCTTTTAA
- a CDS encoding sensor histidine kinase yields MARFVVLCVWMIYSLGGTYSSAFAEGVRDPDLYCYKNSVKPLNEFITYSRSKRAAPSFEDVLSGTVALRPMDRDAIHFGTTNDVFWFHLSLENCEARAEDYMLLTHNVRLAELVIYKTTNPEKSILFDTNTKGATVAILKKYGTIATPFSLGAGEKVDFYFKVKAHNAMSFPVEIQYENEFAYRQGKEKAILSAIIAAIISLIAFNALMFVFTRMQVFSFYVLIELASLGYLLHHIGWTTANLWGDGPFDHLGAGLLSVLATMMIVQFNRYYFETRKKALLLDRVLRFFVWAMGLWCVAKILTMFGDFIAPVVLNYYAYIFAYPSFFVVLGAAVYFSFWKRQKTTLNKIASYLILTAWVVLVGNIMIIGLRANSILPDAGVSPAIEFGYAVLIEAVLVSLALAIRIKTLYNEREKLSVQSLELIRREQKLLTERELANQSAIETGKLILSVGHDSQQMLAAIRNYSDILIRDKNLEKVKVIGQAMKDSSLILMDILRNAMNAGDRRSIALEVQPEEFDARSTFDALNLIYKQIVRENNNQLSFKGADVVLKTDRVVLMRIIGNFISNATKYTQDGKILVTCRKRKNAIALEVWDTGCGMSENELKSFLNATFKLRSVADQEKYKGTGVGLQVCLELAEKIDGDIQFFSQQNKGTRAVLLIPAKHNVERLG; encoded by the coding sequence GTGGCTAGGTTTGTTGTATTATGCGTATGGATGATTTACTCTTTGGGAGGAACTTATTCTTCCGCGTTTGCAGAAGGTGTCAGAGACCCTGATTTATATTGTTATAAAAACTCTGTGAAGCCACTCAATGAGTTTATCACTTATTCACGATCAAAAAGGGCTGCCCCCTCCTTTGAGGATGTTTTGTCTGGCACAGTTGCTTTAAGGCCTATGGATCGCGATGCCATTCATTTTGGCACGACCAATGATGTTTTTTGGTTCCATTTATCCCTTGAAAACTGTGAAGCCCGTGCTGAAGATTATATGCTTTTAACTCACAACGTTCGTCTTGCTGAACTTGTGATTTATAAAACAACTAACCCAGAAAAAAGCATTCTGTTTGATACCAATACGAAGGGGGCAACAGTTGCAATCCTTAAAAAATACGGCACGATAGCCACGCCTTTTAGTCTTGGTGCCGGTGAGAAGGTTGATTTCTATTTCAAGGTCAAGGCCCACAATGCCATGTCCTTTCCTGTGGAAATTCAATACGAAAACGAATTTGCATATCGTCAGGGTAAAGAGAAGGCGATACTGAGTGCGATCATAGCGGCCATTATCTCTTTGATCGCCTTCAATGCCTTAATGTTTGTTTTCACTCGCATGCAGGTTTTTTCTTTCTACGTCTTAATAGAACTTGCCTCCCTTGGCTACCTTCTTCATCACATTGGTTGGACGACAGCAAATTTATGGGGCGACGGGCCTTTTGACCATTTAGGTGCGGGATTGCTCTCAGTCTTGGCAACCATGATGATTGTGCAGTTTAACCGCTACTATTTTGAGACGAGAAAGAAAGCTCTTCTTTTGGATAGAGTGTTGAGATTTTTCGTCTGGGCCATGGGGCTTTGGTGTGTTGCTAAAATATTGACCATGTTTGGTGATTTCATTGCTCCTGTCGTGCTGAATTATTATGCTTATATTTTTGCCTATCCGAGCTTTTTTGTGGTGCTTGGGGCTGCGGTTTATTTTTCATTTTGGAAACGGCAGAAAACAACATTGAATAAAATTGCGAGTTATCTAATTTTGACAGCTTGGGTGGTTTTGGTTGGCAATATCATGATCATTGGCCTGCGCGCCAATAGCATTTTACCTGATGCAGGTGTGTCCCCTGCAATAGAATTTGGGTATGCGGTATTAATAGAAGCCGTACTTGTTTCGCTTGCTTTGGCTATCCGTATTAAAACTCTTTATAATGAACGCGAGAAATTAAGTGTGCAAAGTTTAGAATTAATTCGCCGCGAACAAAAATTGTTGACAGAGCGTGAGCTTGCAAATCAATCAGCGATTGAGACTGGGAAGCTAATCCTATCGGTTGGTCATGATAGTCAGCAAATGCTTGCGGCCATAAGAAATTATTCAGACATTCTTATACGAGACAAAAACTTAGAGAAAGTAAAAGTGATCGGGCAAGCGATGAAAGACAGCTCGCTAATCCTAATGGATATTCTTCGGAATGCTATGAATGCGGGGGATAGACGGTCGATCGCCTTGGAAGTTCAACCCGAAGAATTTGATGCCCGAAGTACATTTGATGCCTTGAATTTGATTTACAAGCAAATTGTAAGGGAAAATAATAATCAGTTATCTTTTAAAGGGGCTGATGTCGTTTTGAAGACAGATCGAGTGGTTCTGATGCGGATTATTGGAAACTTTATTAGTAATGCCACAAAATATACACAGGATGGAAAAATACTTGTTACATGCAGAAAACGCAAGAATGCTATTGCTCTTGAAGTCTGGGATACTGGGTGTGGCATGTCGGAAAATGAATTGAAGTCGTTCTTAAATGCCACGTTTAAACTTCGCAGTGTGGCAGACCAAGAAAAATATAAAGGCACGGGGGTAGGCCTGCAAGTTTGTCTTGAGCTTGCTGAAAAAATTGACGGGGATATCCAGTTTTTTAGTCAGCAAAACAAGGGGACACGAGCTGTCCTCCTAATACCGGCCAAACACAATGTCGAACGCCTTGGATAG
- a CDS encoding peptide MFS transporter: MTEQAIDKTGSQEREFLGHPIGLTVCFLTEMWERFSYYGMRALLILFLTKHFLFSAGEASLIYGAYTGLVYMLPVLGGYLADKYLGSRKAVTYGALLLVLGHLSLAFEGPQAVLNGDMVERSEMHVSIFFLSLALIITGVGFLKANISTIVGALYGPNDPRRDGGFSIFYMGINLGSLLATFFVAGIGEIYGWGYGFGLAGIGMLLGLLVFWKYQHLLEGRADPPDPEALKKPVFAGLSTEVIIYLGGVVAVLVMWWLVQNQKMVGSLLGASGVLMVMVVMVYGFTKCTQIERERLIVATILIVFQTVFWALFEQQGSSLTLLADQQFNRDLGLLEVTAAQVQTMNPLFIVILAPLFAWFWLKLSQKGLEPSTPAKFGIAMCLVGIGYILFSYGLGLTDGPGKSFFWLFVIYLFMTMAELCLSPVGLSMITKLSVARLVGMMMGMWFLFTAFANFVAGFLSSLTGTSSHGANSAQLDVGATIDLFNSIGMVAIGIGIILFILTPMMKKWMHGVH, from the coding sequence ATGACTGAACAAGCCATCGACAAAACTGGATCTCAGGAACGGGAGTTTCTTGGGCATCCAATTGGACTGACTGTCTGCTTTTTAACAGAGATGTGGGAACGATTTTCATACTATGGGATGCGTGCACTTCTCATCCTGTTCCTAACAAAGCATTTTCTTTTTTCAGCTGGGGAAGCTAGCTTAATTTATGGTGCCTATACAGGTCTGGTGTATATGCTGCCGGTGCTGGGGGGGTATCTAGCTGATAAATATCTCGGCAGTAGGAAGGCCGTAACATATGGAGCACTGTTGCTGGTGCTCGGACATCTTTCACTTGCCTTTGAGGGGCCGCAAGCTGTGTTGAACGGCGATATGGTGGAACGATCGGAAATGCATGTTTCTATCTTCTTCCTTTCTCTTGCTTTAATTATTACTGGTGTCGGCTTCTTGAAAGCGAATATCTCAACAATTGTCGGGGCCCTATACGGACCGAATGACCCACGTCGCGATGGTGGTTTCTCTATTTTTTATATGGGCATTAACTTAGGGTCTTTGCTTGCAACTTTCTTCGTTGCTGGTATTGGAGAAATATATGGATGGGGTTACGGCTTTGGTTTGGCCGGTATTGGGATGCTTCTTGGGCTCCTCGTTTTCTGGAAATATCAACATCTTCTTGAAGGCCGCGCTGATCCGCCAGATCCAGAGGCATTAAAGAAGCCTGTTTTTGCAGGTTTGAGTACAGAAGTGATTATCTATCTTGGGGGCGTCGTTGCTGTTCTTGTGATGTGGTGGCTTGTGCAAAATCAAAAAATGGTTGGTTCCCTTCTTGGTGCATCCGGTGTGCTTATGGTCATGGTCGTCATGGTCTATGGGTTTACAAAGTGTACGCAAATTGAGCGTGAGCGGTTGATAGTTGCCACAATTTTAATCGTCTTCCAGACCGTTTTTTGGGCACTTTTTGAGCAGCAAGGGTCAAGTTTGACTTTGCTGGCTGATCAGCAGTTTAATAGAGATCTTGGCCTTTTAGAGGTGACTGCTGCACAGGTTCAAACCATGAACCCTCTGTTTATTGTTATTCTTGCGCCGCTGTTCGCTTGGTTCTGGTTGAAGTTGTCACAGAAGGGGCTTGAACCTTCTACACCAGCTAAATTCGGTATTGCTATGTGTTTAGTGGGCATTGGATATATCCTCTTCTCTTATGGCCTCGGTCTTACCGATGGTCCTGGCAAAAGCTTCTTCTGGCTCTTTGTGATTTATCTGTTTATGACGATGGCAGAGCTATGTCTTAGCCCTGTAGGCCTCTCGATGATCACTAAGCTTTCTGTGGCCCGTCTTGTGGGAATGATGATGGGAATGTGGTTCCTCTTCACGGCCTTTGCGAATTTTGTCGCCGGATTCCTTTCAAGTTTAACAGGAACAAGTAGTCACGGTGCAAACTCCGCTCAGCTTGATGTGGGAGCAACTATTGACCTCTTTAATTCGATTGGCATGGTTGCGATTGGTATTGGTATTATCCTCTTTATCCTAACACCTATGATGAAGAAATGGATGCACGGCGTCCATTAA
- a CDS encoding amidohydrolase family protein: MKKQLTFGKRMGRFALKPVMAVALALGAGQVTAVQAGDKGAWKSTYKPMASKTTFITNVNVYDGKGGEQLNVNVGLRNGKIFYVGSGKGPAVAYDVTIDGKDRWLTPGIIDVHSHLGVYPSPSTGSHSDGNEIGEPVTADVWAEHGIWPQDAGFAAAAAGGITALQILPGSANLIGGRTVTLKNVYGRMHQDMKFPGAPHGVKFACGENPKRVYGRGNNPVSKRPYTRMGNIAGFRQAFADATHYKAEWDQYEADTKAGKNVPAPARDLKMDTLKSIIEGDILVHNHCYRADDMGSMLDVAKEFGFKIGTFHHAVESYKIADRLKEAGTCSAMWADWGMFKMEAFDSIRENIPFVHKAGACAIVHSDDDLGIQRLNQEAAKSLADAHKVGVKITKAEAWTWLSLNPAKSLGIDKVTGTLETGKNADVVLWSKNPFSVYAVADMTFVDGAVTWDINDKSKQPIADFELGTVGEESSK; this comes from the coding sequence ATGAAAAAACAGTTAACATTCGGCAAACGGATGGGCCGTTTCGCATTAAAGCCTGTGATGGCTGTTGCTCTAGCGCTAGGCGCAGGGCAGGTTACCGCAGTGCAAGCTGGTGATAAAGGAGCGTGGAAATCCACCTATAAGCCAATGGCAAGCAAAACCACATTCATAACAAATGTGAATGTCTATGATGGAAAAGGCGGCGAGCAACTGAATGTGAATGTTGGCTTGCGCAATGGTAAGATCTTTTATGTGGGGTCTGGCAAAGGGCCAGCAGTGGCTTATGATGTTACCATAGATGGTAAGGATCGCTGGTTGACGCCAGGTATTATCGATGTGCATTCTCATCTTGGTGTCTATCCAAGTCCAAGTACTGGGTCTCACTCTGATGGCAATGAAATTGGGGAGCCGGTTACAGCCGATGTGTGGGCCGAACATGGTATCTGGCCGCAGGATGCAGGCTTTGCAGCAGCAGCAGCAGGCGGTATTACAGCCCTACAAATTCTCCCGGGATCAGCAAATTTGATAGGGGGCCGGACGGTTACTTTGAAGAATGTCTATGGTCGCATGCATCAGGATATGAAATTCCCTGGCGCACCGCACGGGGTTAAGTTTGCATGTGGCGAAAACCCTAAACGGGTGTATGGGCGCGGTAATAATCCTGTGAGTAAACGTCCGTACACACGCATGGGTAACATTGCTGGTTTCCGCCAAGCTTTTGCTGATGCAACGCATTATAAAGCAGAATGGGATCAATATGAGGCTGATACGAAAGCCGGTAAAAATGTTCCTGCTCCAGCGCGTGACTTGAAAATGGATACGTTAAAGTCAATCATTGAAGGTGATATTTTGGTGCATAACCATTGTTACCGTGCGGATGATATGGGTAGTATGCTTGATGTAGCAAAAGAGTTCGGTTTCAAAATTGGTACTTTCCACCATGCTGTAGAGAGTTACAAAATTGCTGATCGTTTGAAAGAAGCGGGAACCTGCTCTGCCATGTGGGCAGACTGGGGGATGTTCAAAATGGAGGCTTTTGATAGCATCCGCGAGAATATCCCATTTGTGCATAAGGCGGGTGCCTGTGCCATTGTTCATTCAGATGATGATCTCGGTATTCAGCGTCTTAATCAAGAAGCAGCTAAGTCTTTAGCAGACGCTCACAAAGTTGGTGTGAAGATTACCAAAGCTGAAGCTTGGACATGGTTGTCGCTCAATCCCGCTAAATCATTGGGTATTGATAAGGTTACCGGGACGCTTGAAACAGGGAAAAACGCAGATGTTGTTCTGTGGTCAAAGAATCCGTTTAGTGTCTATGCCGTTGCAGATATGACTTTTGTTGATGGCGCCGTAACATGGGATATTAATGATAAATCGAAACAGCCAATTGCAGACTTTGAATTAGGGACTGTTGGCGAAGAGAGCAGTAAGTAG
- a CDS encoding amidohydrolase family protein, producing MKLVKSIVAATLAVSGILAGPAGSLSAEDIAVVGGKTHTMGSDGIVENATVLIKDGKIVSVTAGGAVPEGYRVIDAKGKIVTPGLMNPATTLGLNYVPSWADNNDASFSKGKITTGLDVTWALNPDNVRIPIARVEGLTRAVTGFTSAYPFSGQGAVIHLNGDDLVSRSKAYIRLNVTGRTAGSTGGSRAALWQTVVDTLSKAQKSLPKEEMKADKKRKKKKKKKGAKAAAPKKADANTKALHGVLKGETTLVVQAHEKHDILRALKIKKMFDLKKMVIYGASEAWRVADQLVKADVSVVIRVHDNLPSSFERLGATLKNGARLSKAGVKVMFTGNGGDNFRLMPQHAGNAVANGMSWEEAMKGMTVYPAEVYGISDRYGTLSAGMDADVVVWNGDPLEVMTSPDAILIRGEQVSLTSRQTKLRDRYKELVANPAYRK from the coding sequence ATGAAATTAGTAAAATCAATCGTAGCAGCCACACTCGCTGTTTCTGGAATTCTTGCAGGACCTGCAGGATCACTAAGTGCCGAAGATATAGCTGTTGTTGGCGGTAAAACTCATACAATGGGATCAGACGGCATCGTAGAAAATGCGACAGTATTGATCAAGGACGGCAAAATTGTATCTGTCACTGCCGGTGGTGCAGTCCCTGAGGGATACCGTGTCATTGATGCGAAGGGTAAAATCGTTACACCAGGCTTGATGAACCCAGCCACAACGTTGGGTCTCAATTATGTGCCGTCTTGGGCGGACAATAATGATGCCAGCTTCTCGAAGGGTAAGATCACAACAGGACTTGATGTCACTTGGGCACTAAATCCAGATAATGTACGCATTCCTATCGCCCGTGTTGAAGGGTTAACAAGAGCCGTGACAGGCTTTACATCAGCGTATCCATTTTCTGGACAAGGCGCTGTTATTCACTTGAATGGGGATGACTTGGTGTCTCGCTCAAAAGCCTATATTCGTCTGAATGTTACAGGCCGTACTGCTGGCAGCACGGGAGGCAGTCGCGCGGCACTTTGGCAGACAGTCGTGGATACATTATCGAAAGCTCAAAAGTCTCTTCCAAAAGAAGAGATGAAAGCCGATAAGAAAAGAAAGAAGAAGAAAAAGAAAAAAGGGGCTAAAGCAGCTGCTCCCAAGAAAGCTGATGCAAACACCAAAGCTCTGCACGGTGTTTTAAAAGGGGAGACAACCCTTGTTGTTCAAGCTCATGAAAAACACGATATTCTTCGTGCCCTCAAGATCAAGAAGATGTTTGACCTTAAGAAAATGGTTATATATGGCGCATCAGAAGCATGGCGCGTTGCGGATCAACTGGTTAAAGCCGACGTGAGTGTTGTTATTCGCGTGCATGATAACTTACCGAGCAGCTTTGAGCGTCTCGGTGCGACACTGAAAAACGGTGCTCGCCTTTCAAAAGCGGGTGTTAAAGTTATGTTTACTGGGAACGGCGGAGATAATTTCCGCTTAATGCCTCAGCATGCGGGGAATGCCGTTGCCAACGGCATGTCATGGGAAGAAGCCATGAAAGGTATGACTGTTTATCCAGCAGAAGTTTACGGTATCTCTGATCGTTATGGGACACTTTCCGCAGGTATGGATGCGGACGTTGTTGTCTGGAACGGTGATCCTCTTGAAGTGATGACAAGCCCTGATGCCATTCTCATTCGGGGCGAGCAAGTTAGTTTAACTTCACGTCAAACTAAATTACGCGATCGCTATAAAGAGTTAGTGGCGAACCCTGCTTACCGAAAATAA